Proteins encoded within one genomic window of Candidatus Palauibacter scopulicola:
- a CDS encoding RidA family protein, with product MTSPPSRSGPAPRPVVGALAGLFLLLPLAAGAAAQTPEERLAELGIELPTPDAPTANFVKAVTTGNLVFLAGHGPCGGLDETNTGKVGLDHTVEEGYAIARWVGVCLLASLAREIGDLSRVKRIVRVLGMVNTPPDFTQHSQVINGYSDLMEQVFGPAISKHARAAVGMASLPRDQSVEIEMLVELHDP from the coding sequence ATGACTTCGCCCCCGTCGCGATCCGGGCCCGCGCCGCGCCCCGTCGTCGGTGCGCTCGCGGGACTCTTCCTTCTCCTGCCCCTGGCCGCCGGAGCCGCCGCCCAGACTCCGGAAGAGCGCCTCGCCGAACTCGGGATCGAACTCCCGACACCGGACGCCCCGACCGCCAACTTCGTGAAGGCCGTGACGACCGGGAATCTCGTCTTCCTCGCCGGGCACGGCCCGTGCGGCGGCCTCGACGAGACCAACACCGGGAAGGTCGGCCTCGACCACACAGTCGAGGAGGGCTACGCGATTGCGCGCTGGGTCGGCGTTTGCCTCCTCGCGTCGCTCGCCCGCGAGATCGGCGACCTCTCCCGCGTGAAGCGCATCGTGCGCGTGCTCGGGATGGTGAACACGCCGCCCGACTTCACGCAGCACTCACAGGTCATCAACGGCTACTCCGACCTGATGGAACAGGTGTTCGGCCCCGCGATCTCGAAGCACGCCCGCGCGGCCGTGGGCATGGCGTCGCTCCCGCGCGACCAGTCGGTCGAGATCGAGATGCTGGTCGAACTCCACGATCCCTGA
- the tatA gene encoding twin-arginine translocase TatA/TatE family subunit, whose translation MNMTGFGIGEILLIAMLVLIVFGPRRLPEITRTIGKGIREFRKGMNEIQRELEAAGRETQWKSPPAPPKPPAANRATIAGTATAAGTAAAAGASSAAADETGDEEDAAEAAAGPVVEEQEPPTPRDEVDPAQEFIDPWSTDSSRPTFGPKPPSEPVIAPPTTEPAPTADSAEPTEPPEGEDPATDPR comes from the coding sequence ATGAATATGACCGGGTTCGGAATCGGCGAGATCCTCCTCATCGCGATGCTCGTGCTCATCGTGTTCGGGCCCCGCCGCCTCCCGGAGATCACCCGCACCATCGGCAAGGGGATCCGCGAGTTCCGGAAGGGGATGAACGAGATCCAGCGCGAACTCGAGGCCGCCGGCCGGGAGACGCAGTGGAAGTCGCCGCCCGCGCCTCCGAAACCGCCGGCCGCGAACCGCGCGACGATCGCCGGAACCGCCACCGCGGCCGGAACCGCCGCGGCCGCCGGAGCGTCCAGCGCCGCCGCGGACGAGACGGGCGACGAGGAGGACGCCGCCGAGGCGGCTGCGGGGCCGGTCGTGGAGGAACAGGAACCGCCCACGCCGCGCGATGAAGTGGATCCGGCTCAGGAGTTCATCGATCCCTGGTCCACGGATTCCTCGCGCCCGACGTTCGGCCCCAAACCCCCCTCGGAGCCCGTTATCGCCCCGCCGACGACGGAGCCCGCGCCGACGGCCGATTCGGCCGAGCCGACTGAACCGCCTGAAGGAGAGGATCCGGCGACGGACCCTCGATGA
- a CDS encoding OmpH family outer membrane protein, with amino-acid sequence MKRYARLPLSSATLLLALAPATLAGQTEGQAADAPLSIGVIDLDAAAFGSPAGQALAQQLTDFQQELAAELQARQDAVRAVELRVAEADSLTVDERRVLEREYQDALTAFQRYQQDKQEEAAALQTDGRERIRAELAPVIEAIQAELGYDLILNATSPIIILFSERVDITPLVIDRLAAEDPGGA; translated from the coding sequence ATGAAAAGATACGCACGTCTTCCGCTTTCGTCCGCCACCCTGCTCCTGGCGCTGGCGCCTGCGACGCTGGCGGGCCAGACCGAGGGCCAGGCCGCGGACGCGCCGCTCAGCATCGGCGTCATCGATCTGGACGCCGCCGCGTTCGGCTCGCCCGCGGGACAGGCGCTCGCCCAGCAGCTCACCGACTTCCAGCAGGAACTCGCCGCGGAGCTACAGGCGCGCCAGGACGCGGTGCGCGCCGTCGAGCTACGCGTGGCCGAGGCGGACAGCCTGACCGTGGACGAACGCCGGGTGCTCGAACGCGAGTATCAGGACGCCCTCACGGCCTTCCAGCGCTACCAGCAGGACAAGCAGGAGGAAGCGGCCGCGCTGCAGACCGACGGGCGCGAGCGGATCCGAGCGGAACTCGCGCCGGTGATCGAGGCGATCCAGGCGGAACTCGGGTACGACCTGATCCTGAACGCGACGAGCCCCATCATCATCCTGTTCAGCGAACGCGTCGACATCACCCCCCTCGTCATCGACCGCCTCGCTGCGGAGGATCCCGGCGGCGCGTAG
- a CDS encoding sodium-dependent transporter, which produces MERDSRETFGSRFGLVATMIGVAVGLGNVWRFPYMVGEFGGAPFVAFYVLAVVLIGVPALMAEWTLGRHTRRGPVGAFESAGLPFGRALGWIFFVGVTAATGYYSNALGWVLYHALAGLLSGVGIEIAAAAILPPDEGFSLRSFLLQCVCTGAVLLTCAAVLRRGLRGGIEKASRFIVPALLGGLLILIIRSLTLPGAGEGLRWYLGAFDPGALTPPVMLGALGQAIFSLSLGGTFMVVYGSYLNRGDPLRGNAVFTAGGDLCAGLLAGLAIFPAVFAFGLEPASGPGLLFVTLPDVFGQIPAGAVFGTLFFLALFGGAYLSDVAALEVLVAGVTDNTGIGRSRAVTLTTVVVFAFALPPMINMNVFTPWDLTFGSGFQTLGALLSVVAVGWALDRSEVLRQLAAGEDGPRGRRVPTLWLYYWLRFVIPAAILAVGAWWLLRDVLGNAGAGPPPAARATLAIEEVSVLPMDGERVLAGVTVLIGDGRVLAVSPSAEAEVPDGAERVDGRGRFLIPGLHDMHVHFGEESALGRFLATGVTGVRILSGGPHTLDFRDRVRSGALAGPDIHTAGPIIEGLPPPGFAAVIDTAGRAIVHDSLDGARTVREQHAAGYDFIKVYNNVPAAAYRGVVAEARGLGIPVAGHVPFEVGLDGVLAAGQASIEHLRGYIWHLVPEEAPAQPGPDLRSRTLAWAHGDPARIGALAERTRRAGSWNVPTLSVRMIHKPDRLLDAYLATEEASHMTAAMRRFYTERMSIPWMSNFSPDDFEAALDGFAVADSLIRALVAAGAPVMAGTDTPPLGFALHRELEELVAAGLSPYEALRSATVNPARFLGREGGAGMVVDGSPADLVLLEGNPLEAIGNTRRIAGVARRGEWLDRATLDAMLREAAGR; this is translated from the coding sequence ATGGAACGAGACAGCCGAGAGACGTTCGGCTCACGCTTCGGGCTCGTGGCCACGATGATCGGCGTCGCCGTCGGTCTCGGGAACGTGTGGCGCTTCCCGTACATGGTCGGCGAGTTCGGCGGGGCTCCCTTCGTGGCCTTCTACGTCCTCGCCGTGGTGCTGATCGGCGTTCCCGCGCTCATGGCGGAATGGACGCTGGGCCGGCACACCCGCCGCGGCCCGGTCGGCGCGTTCGAGTCGGCCGGTCTCCCCTTCGGCCGCGCCCTCGGCTGGATCTTCTTCGTCGGCGTCACCGCGGCCACCGGCTACTACTCGAACGCGCTCGGCTGGGTACTGTACCACGCCCTGGCCGGGCTGCTCTCCGGCGTCGGGATCGAGATCGCCGCCGCCGCGATCCTGCCCCCGGACGAGGGGTTTTCGCTGCGCTCCTTCCTCCTGCAGTGCGTCTGCACCGGCGCGGTGCTCCTCACCTGCGCCGCGGTGCTGCGGCGCGGCCTCCGGGGCGGGATCGAGAAGGCGAGCCGCTTCATCGTGCCGGCGCTCCTCGGCGGCCTCCTCATCCTCATCATCCGCTCGCTCACGCTGCCCGGCGCGGGCGAGGGCCTCCGCTGGTACCTCGGCGCCTTCGATCCCGGCGCGCTCACGCCGCCCGTCATGCTGGGGGCGCTGGGCCAGGCGATCTTCAGCCTCTCGCTGGGCGGCACGTTCATGGTCGTGTACGGCTCCTACCTGAACCGCGGCGACCCTCTGCGCGGCAACGCCGTCTTCACCGCGGGCGGCGACCTGTGCGCCGGACTCCTGGCGGGGCTCGCCATCTTCCCCGCCGTGTTCGCCTTCGGGCTCGAACCGGCGAGCGGTCCCGGTCTCCTCTTCGTCACGCTGCCCGACGTGTTCGGGCAGATCCCGGCCGGGGCCGTGTTCGGGACGCTCTTCTTCCTGGCGCTGTTCGGGGGCGCCTACCTGTCGGACGTGGCGGCGCTGGAGGTGCTGGTGGCCGGGGTCACCGACAACACCGGGATCGGGCGCTCGCGCGCCGTCACGCTGACGACCGTGGTCGTGTTCGCGTTTGCGCTGCCCCCGATGATCAACATGAACGTGTTCACGCCCTGGGATCTGACCTTCGGATCGGGTTTCCAGACGCTCGGCGCGCTGCTCTCGGTTGTCGCCGTGGGGTGGGCGCTGGACCGCTCCGAAGTGCTGCGGCAACTGGCGGCGGGCGAGGATGGGCCCCGCGGGCGGCGGGTGCCCACGCTCTGGCTCTACTACTGGCTCCGCTTCGTCATCCCCGCCGCGATCCTCGCCGTCGGAGCCTGGTGGCTGCTGCGGGACGTGCTGGGCAATGCGGGCGCCGGCCCGCCGCCCGCTGCCCGGGCCACTCTGGCCATCGAGGAGGTCTCGGTCCTTCCGATGGATGGCGAGCGCGTGCTCGCCGGCGTGACGGTGCTCATCGGCGACGGCCGCGTGCTCGCCGTGAGTCCGTCGGCCGAAGCGGAGGTCCCGGACGGCGCCGAGCGGGTCGACGGCCGCGGCCGCTTCCTCATCCCGGGCCTCCACGACATGCACGTCCACTTCGGGGAGGAGTCGGCGCTCGGGCGGTTCCTGGCCACCGGAGTCACCGGCGTGCGCATCCTGTCGGGCGGGCCGCACACGCTCGACTTTCGCGACCGCGTCCGGAGCGGCGCACTGGCCGGCCCGGACATCCACACGGCGGGGCCGATCATCGAGGGGTTGCCGCCGCCGGGGTTCGCCGCCGTCATCGACACGGCGGGACGCGCGATCGTCCACGACAGCCTCGACGGCGCCCGCACTGTGCGGGAGCAGCATGCCGCCGGGTACGACTTCATCAAGGTGTACAACAACGTGCCCGCGGCGGCCTACCGGGGCGTCGTCGCCGAGGCGCGCGGGCTCGGGATCCCGGTGGCGGGACACGTGCCCTTCGAGGTGGGACTCGATGGCGTCCTCGCGGCGGGCCAGGCCAGCATCGAACACCTGCGCGGGTACATCTGGCACCTCGTGCCCGAGGAGGCGCCGGCCCAGCCCGGCCCTGATTTGCGGTCGCGCACGCTCGCCTGGGCTCACGGAGATCCCGCGCGGATCGGAGCGCTCGCCGAGCGGACCCGCCGGGCCGGCTCGTGGAACGTGCCCACGCTCTCGGTCCGCATGATTCACAAGCCGGACCGCCTCCTCGATGCGTACCTCGCCACGGAGGAGGCGTCGCACATGACCGCCGCCATGCGCCGCTTCTACACCGAGCGCATGTCGATCCCCTGGATGAGCAACTTCTCGCCGGATGACTTCGAGGCCGCGCTGGATGGTTTCGCGGTGGCGGATTCCCTCATCCGCGCCCTCGTGGCCGCCGGCGCTCCCGTGATGGCCGGCACGGATACGCCGCCCCTCGGCTTCGCCCTCCATCGCGAACTGGAGGAACTCGTCGCGGCGGGTCTGTCACCGTACGAGGCGCTGCGGAGCGCCACGGTCAACCCGGCCCGCTTCCTCGGACGGGAGGGGGGCGCCGGCATGGTGGTCGACGGGAGCCCCGCCGACCTCGTGCTGCTGGAGGGCAATCCGCTGGAAGCGATCGGCAACACGCGCCGCATCGCCGGCGTCGCGAGGCGCGGCGAATGGCTCGACCGCGCGACACTGGACGCGATGCTGCGGGAGGCCGCAGGCCGCTGA
- a CDS encoding nucleotidyl transferase AbiEii/AbiGii toxin family protein codes for MKDHLRELIRDLDPHAARNAMREYLQARILEGLQRAGAMSPLAFQGGTALRFLYRLPRYSEDLDFALEGPRESYDLRSWLAAIDAQFRREGYDAVASLRDAGTVHAAWLRFEGLPHEFGLSSHRDETLRIKLEVDTRPPAGAVTETRLVRRHVSLRIHHHDRASLLAGKLHAVLHRPWLKGRDIYDLVWYLSDPAWPPPNLDLLNAARRQTDPAASALTEDTWRQAVAARVADVERKAVEADIRPFLESGDDVPARADALDLLRLRR; via the coding sequence GTGAAGGACCATCTCCGGGAACTGATCCGGGATCTCGATCCGCATGCCGCACGCAACGCGATGCGGGAGTACCTTCAGGCCCGAATCCTGGAGGGCCTGCAGCGGGCGGGCGCCATGTCGCCGCTGGCGTTCCAGGGTGGGACGGCGCTGCGTTTCCTGTACCGGTTGCCGAGGTACTCCGAGGATCTCGACTTCGCCCTCGAGGGGCCGCGCGAGAGCTACGATCTGCGAAGCTGGCTGGCGGCCATCGACGCGCAGTTCCGGCGGGAGGGCTACGACGCGGTCGCTTCGCTACGCGATGCCGGCACTGTCCACGCCGCGTGGCTCCGTTTCGAGGGACTCCCCCACGAGTTCGGTCTGTCGAGCCACCGCGACGAAACGCTCCGGATCAAGCTCGAGGTCGACACCCGCCCGCCCGCGGGCGCCGTGACCGAGACGCGCCTCGTGCGGCGGCACGTGTCACTGCGGATCCATCACCACGACCGGGCCTCGCTGCTGGCCGGCAAACTCCACGCCGTACTCCACCGGCCCTGGCTGAAGGGGAGGGACATCTACGATCTGGTCTGGTACCTGAGCGACCCCGCGTGGCCGCCCCCGAATCTGGATCTCCTCAACGCGGCCCGCCGCCAGACGGACCCCGCCGCGTCGGCGCTCACGGAGGACACGTGGCGCCAGGCCGTCGCGGCGAGAGTCGCGGACGTGGAACGGAAAGCGGTCGAAGCCGACATCCGCCCGTTTCTGGAGAGCGGCGACGACGTGCCCGCACGGGCCGACGCGCTGGACCTGCTACGCCTCCGCCGCTGA
- a CDS encoding serine hydrolase domain-containing protein has protein sequence MRPVVPAPAPAALLALVGVALLAGCGGAGDPATSSDLARGIDAVFADLDRPGSPGAAVSVIRDGEIIHSRGYGYAQIEHGVPVTPRTVFHVASVSKQFTAMAVTMLAAEGALSLDDRVQAHLGFVPEFEHPVTVRQMIHHTSGIRDQWQLLGISGWRLDDVITTEQILGLMSRQRELNFVPGSEYLYSNMGYTLLARTAAAVSGMSFPEFTAARIFRPLGMDRTHSHDDHEHIVPDRAYSYRPAAADEDEGDGGGPGAEYTKAVLSYANAGATSLFTTADDLARWLDNFRHETVGGPEVMEMMTTRGVLNSGDTIPYAHGISIGDHRGLRTVGHGGADAGFRTQATWYPEANVGVVVLTNVANGNPGGRARQVAEVVLAEVFPEAEPEEEEDPPSPPADSVAPPTPDAATLAGYAGSYYSPELDALYHLEATGEGLVARHIRHGDIALEPRARDEFATDRWFMREVRFERAPDGSVSAMRVGGGRVRNLLFIKLARPLPR, from the coding sequence ATGCGTCCCGTAGTCCCCGCCCCCGCCCCCGCCGCGCTCCTCGCGCTCGTCGGCGTCGCCCTGCTCGCCGGGTGCGGAGGCGCCGGAGATCCGGCTACGTCCTCCGACCTCGCGCGCGGGATCGACGCCGTGTTCGCCGACCTGGACCGCCCGGGCTCGCCGGGCGCCGCCGTATCGGTCATCCGCGACGGTGAGATCATCCACTCGCGCGGCTACGGCTACGCGCAGATCGAGCATGGCGTCCCCGTCACCCCGCGCACGGTCTTCCACGTCGCCTCCGTGTCGAAGCAGTTCACGGCCATGGCGGTGACGATGCTCGCGGCCGAAGGGGCGCTCTCGCTGGACGACCGCGTGCAGGCGCACCTTGGGTTCGTCCCCGAGTTCGAGCATCCGGTCACCGTCCGCCAGATGATCCACCACACGAGCGGGATCCGGGACCAGTGGCAGCTTCTCGGGATCTCCGGCTGGCGCCTCGACGACGTGATCACGACCGAGCAGATCCTCGGCCTCATGTCGCGCCAGCGGGAACTCAACTTCGTGCCCGGCTCGGAGTACCTCTACTCCAACATGGGCTACACCCTCCTCGCCCGGACGGCGGCGGCGGTCAGCGGGATGTCCTTCCCGGAGTTCACCGCCGCGAGGATCTTCCGGCCGCTCGGCATGGACCGCACCCACTCCCACGACGACCACGAACACATCGTCCCCGACCGGGCGTATTCCTACCGGCCGGCAGCCGCGGACGAGGATGAGGGAGACGGCGGGGGGCCGGGCGCGGAGTACACCAAGGCGGTCCTCAGCTACGCGAACGCGGGGGCGACGAGCCTCTTTACGACCGCGGACGACCTCGCCCGCTGGCTCGACAACTTCCGGCACGAGACGGTCGGCGGCCCGGAGGTGATGGAGATGATGACGACGCGCGGGGTCCTGAACAGCGGAGATACGATCCCCTACGCGCACGGCATCAGCATCGGCGACCACCGGGGGCTGCGCACGGTGGGGCACGGGGGGGCCGACGCGGGGTTCCGGACGCAGGCGACCTGGTATCCCGAGGCGAACGTCGGGGTCGTCGTCCTCACGAACGTCGCCAACGGCAACCCGGGTGGCCGGGCGCGGCAGGTGGCGGAGGTCGTCCTCGCCGAGGTCTTCCCCGAGGCGGAGCCGGAGGAGGAAGAGGATCCGCCGTCTCCGCCCGCCGATTCCGTCGCGCCCCCGACGCCCGACGCCGCGACGCTCGCCGGTTACGCGGGCAGCTACTACAGTCCGGAACTCGACGCCCTGTACCACCTCGAGGCAACGGGCGAGGGGCTCGTCGCGCGCCACATACGCCACGGCGACATCGCCCTCGAGCCGCGCGCCCGCGACGAATTCGCCACGGACCGCTGGTTCATGCGCGAGGTGCGCTTCGAGCGCGCGCCCGACGGCTCCGTCTCGGCGATGCGCGTGGGCGGCGGCCGGGTCCGAAACCTGCTCTTCATCAAGCTCGCCCGCCCACTCCCCAGGTAG
- the queF gene encoding preQ(1) synthase, with amino-acid sequence MTRLPAAGPLPRPRDPEEGRETLRAEAIPAADIQRVRLRALEFTSLCPKTGQPDFGRVTIDYEPRDRCLESKALKFYLWSFRDEGEFCETLAARIADDVVYAVAPRRVRVEVEQNVRGGIEIVATAERGEAAAD; translated from the coding sequence ATGACGAGACTCCCCGCCGCGGGTCCGCTGCCGCGGCCCCGGGATCCGGAGGAGGGACGCGAGACGCTGCGCGCGGAGGCGATCCCGGCGGCCGACATCCAGCGCGTCCGGCTGCGGGCGCTGGAGTTCACCTCGCTGTGCCCCAAGACGGGACAGCCGGACTTCGGACGGGTGACGATCGACTACGAGCCGCGCGACCGCTGCCTGGAGTCGAAGGCGCTCAAGTTCTACCTGTGGTCGTTCCGGGACGAGGGGGAGTTCTGCGAGACGCTCGCGGCCCGGATCGCCGACGACGTGGTCTACGCCGTGGCGCCGCGCCGGGTGCGCGTCGAGGTGGAGCAGAACGTGCGCGGCGGCATCGAGATCGTCGCGACCGCCGAGCGCGGGGAGGCGGCCGCCGACTGA
- a CDS encoding dicarboxylate/amino acid:cation symporter: MNTRAILIGLVLGLGLGVAASATGSPALLRAAEAVAPLGQVFLRAIQMVVIPLVAAVVFVGVARIGNLRKLGRIGGLSVGFFWVTTLPAILIGMGVMGFALTFTAPVPPPTPTTELNTANPGVIDFLVNLVPRNPVQAAADGSLLSILIFTVLLAAATTTLPREKRETLTGFAESLGDALIKLMNWVLWTAPVGVFGLAAPVVARTGLALLQNLAVFILAVVVGLFILKGLILLPMVRFVGGMPAGRFIRGTVGTYTVGFSTTTSVGTLPMMLQEAEKLGLRQDRYRLILPLAASINRPGSALFQSASLVFLAAMYGVPLDAGLIAAAVLAIFLAAMTVAPVPSASIVSMVPALDVVGVPLAGLGILLGIDRVPDVFRSATNVIGHMAAATTVDAMTQNDNDDDEEMDEGTEDG, encoded by the coding sequence GTGAACACGCGCGCCATTCTCATCGGCCTCGTGCTCGGGCTGGGGCTCGGCGTCGCGGCCTCCGCCACCGGATCTCCCGCGCTCCTGCGGGCGGCCGAGGCCGTCGCGCCGCTCGGACAGGTCTTCCTGCGCGCGATCCAGATGGTCGTGATTCCGCTCGTGGCCGCGGTCGTGTTCGTCGGCGTGGCGCGGATCGGAAACCTCCGCAAGCTGGGGCGGATCGGCGGCCTCTCGGTCGGCTTCTTCTGGGTCACGACGCTGCCGGCGATCCTCATCGGGATGGGCGTGATGGGTTTCGCGCTCACCTTCACGGCGCCGGTGCCGCCCCCGACGCCGACGACGGAACTGAACACGGCGAACCCGGGCGTGATCGACTTCCTCGTGAACCTCGTGCCCAGGAACCCGGTACAGGCGGCGGCGGATGGGTCGCTGCTCTCGATCCTCATCTTCACCGTCCTTCTCGCGGCGGCCACAACGACGCTGCCGCGGGAGAAGCGGGAGACGCTCACGGGATTCGCGGAGTCGCTCGGCGACGCGCTTATCAAGCTCATGAACTGGGTCCTGTGGACGGCGCCCGTTGGCGTGTTCGGCCTCGCGGCGCCGGTGGTCGCGCGCACGGGGCTGGCGCTGCTCCAGAACCTCGCCGTCTTCATCCTCGCGGTCGTCGTGGGCCTCTTCATCCTCAAGGGTCTCATCCTGCTGCCGATGGTCCGCTTCGTGGGCGGCATGCCGGCGGGGCGCTTCATCCGCGGCACGGTGGGGACGTACACCGTGGGCTTCTCCACGACGACGTCGGTGGGCACGCTGCCGATGATGCTGCAGGAGGCGGAGAAGCTGGGGCTCCGGCAGGACCGCTACCGGCTGATCCTCCCACTGGCGGCCTCGATCAACCGGCCGGGGAGCGCCCTCTTCCAGAGCGCGTCGCTCGTCTTCCTCGCGGCCATGTACGGGGTGCCGCTCGACGCGGGACTGATCGCCGCGGCGGTCCTCGCGATCTTCCTCGCCGCCATGACGGTGGCACCGGTGCCGAGCGCGAGCATCGTGTCGATGGTGCCGGCGCTCGATGTCGTGGGCGTGCCGCTGGCCGGACTCGGGATCCTGCTCGGGATCGACCGCGTGCCCGACGTCTTCCGCTCGGCGACGAACGTCATCGGCCACATGGCCGCCGCCACGACCGTCGATGCGATGACGCAGAACGATAACGATGACGATGAAGAGATGGACGAAGGGACGGAGGACGGATGA
- a CDS encoding D-aminoacylase, protein MSERTKRARQGGRGLRLLAAPILTIAVGAGAPERVAAQAAMGAAEEPATVLFTNATLVDGTGAPGYVGDLLIEGGAIAALGAPGSIEAPPDAERRDLTGLVLAPGFIDIHNHSTNRLFDFPLATTQLAQGITTIVVGADGSSPWPVADYLGRIDELRPTVDVATLVGHGTVRSLVLDEDFRRTATDAEIADMTVRVERGMAEGAFGLSSGLEYDPGFYSTTGELIALARAAADHGGFYMTHMRDEEEGLLEAVDEAIRIGREAGLPVQMSHIKAGNASVWGRAPDVLERIRRANEEGLDVTADQYPYQAWQSGLAIVVRSRMFTNPDSVAKGIAAAGGGNRLQIVAFWSEPELNGLRLDEIARRRGMTDVEAYIWIMENGGSGLIGHTMNEEDVDTFMASEWVMTASDGGVRSAHPRGAGTFPRVLGHYVRERGILTLERAVRRATSLPARRLGLDDRGVLRAGARADLVIFDPERVVDRSTFDNGTRQAEGVESVWLGGIETWSAGEPTGARPGRAIRHAR, encoded by the coding sequence ATGTCCGAACGAACGAAACGCGCACGCCAAGGCGGCCGCGGCCTCCGCCTCCTGGCGGCGCCGATCCTGACGATCGCAGTCGGCGCCGGCGCTCCGGAACGGGTCGCCGCGCAGGCGGCCATGGGCGCGGCGGAAGAGCCGGCCACCGTCCTGTTCACGAACGCGACGCTCGTCGACGGGACGGGTGCGCCCGGATATGTCGGGGACCTGCTCATCGAGGGGGGGGCCATCGCGGCGCTCGGCGCCCCGGGTTCCATCGAGGCTCCGCCCGACGCGGAACGGCGCGACCTCACGGGTCTCGTCCTCGCCCCGGGCTTCATCGACATCCACAACCACTCCACGAACCGCCTGTTCGACTTCCCGCTGGCCACGACCCAGCTCGCGCAGGGGATCACGACGATCGTGGTCGGGGCCGACGGCTCCTCGCCGTGGCCGGTCGCGGACTACCTCGGGCGCATCGATGAACTCCGGCCCACGGTGGATGTCGCGACGCTCGTCGGGCACGGGACCGTGCGCAGTCTCGTGCTGGATGAGGATTTCCGGCGCACGGCGACCGACGCCGAGATCGCGGACATGACGGTTCGCGTCGAGCGCGGGATGGCGGAAGGTGCGTTCGGCCTCTCGAGCGGCCTCGAGTACGACCCCGGCTTCTACTCCACGACGGGCGAACTCATCGCCCTCGCGCGGGCCGCGGCGGACCACGGCGGCTTCTATATGACCCACATGCGCGACGAGGAAGAGGGGCTCCTCGAAGCCGTCGACGAGGCCATCCGCATCGGGCGCGAGGCGGGCCTCCCCGTGCAGATGTCGCACATCAAGGCGGGGAACGCCTCCGTGTGGGGACGGGCGCCCGACGTGCTGGAGCGGATCCGGCGGGCGAACGAGGAGGGACTGGACGTGACGGCGGACCAGTACCCGTACCAGGCCTGGCAATCCGGGCTCGCGATCGTGGTCCGTTCGAGGATGTTCACGAACCCGGACTCCGTGGCGAAGGGGATCGCCGCGGCGGGCGGCGGGAACCGGCTGCAGATCGTCGCCTTCTGGTCCGAACCCGAACTGAACGGACTGAGGCTGGACGAGATCGCCCGGCGCCGGGGGATGACGGACGTCGAAGCCTACATTTGGATCATGGAGAACGGGGGCTCGGGGCTCATCGGCCACACGATGAACGAGGAGGACGTCGATACGTTCATGGCCTCGGAGTGGGTGATGACGGCGAGCGACGGCGGGGTGCGGAGCGCGCACCCGCGCGGGGCGGGGACCTTCCCGCGCGTGCTGGGCCACTACGTGCGGGAGCGCGGCATCCTGACGCTGGAGCGTGCGGTGCGGCGCGCGACCTCGCTGCCGGCGCGGCGGCTGGGGCTGGACGACCGGGGCGTGCTGCGCGCCGGAGCCCGGGCCGACCTCGTGATCTTCGACCCGGAGCGCGTGGTGGACCGGTCGACGTTCGACAACGGGACCCGGCAGGCGGAGGGCGTGGAGAGCGTGTGGCTCGGCGGCATCGAGACCTGGTCCGCCGGGGAGCCGACCGGCGCCCGCCCCGGCCGCGCCATCCGGCACGCGCGCTGA
- a CDS encoding 2Fe-2S iron-sulfur cluster-binding protein — translation MHKVVELRVNGDRRRVGVPSHYTLLETLRYGLGLTGSKQGCDKGDCGACTVLRDGEAVLSCIMPVHEATGHEITTVEGLADASGPHPLQDAFDLTGGAQCGFCTPGILCSAHGLLARDPDPAREDIARALSGNLCRCTGYTKIFEAVDIAAEAIRTGETPEEIVTRRRDPAGTA, via the coding sequence ATGCACAAAGTGGTGGAACTGCGGGTGAACGGAGACCGGCGCCGGGTCGGAGTACCGTCCCACTACACCCTCCTCGAGACCCTCCGCTACGGGCTCGGTCTCACCGGATCGAAGCAGGGGTGCGACAAGGGGGATTGCGGGGCGTGCACGGTGCTCCGCGATGGCGAGGCGGTGCTCTCCTGCATCATGCCGGTGCACGAGGCCACGGGTCACGAGATCACGACCGTCGAAGGACTCGCCGACGCGTCCGGCCCCCACCCGCTTCAGGACGCCTTCGATCTCACGGGAGGGGCGCAATGCGGCTTCTGCACACCGGGCATTCTCTGCTCGGCCCACGGACTGCTGGCTCGCGATCCGGACCCCGCCCGCGAGGACATCGCGCGGGCGCTCTCCGGCAATCTCTGCCGCTGCACCGGCTATACGAAGATCTTCGAGGCCGTGGACATCGCGGCCGAGGCGATCCGCACCGGCGAGACCCCCGAGGAGATCGTCACACGGCGGCGCGATCCGGCGGGGACCGCATGA